In Candidatus Stygibacter australis, the following proteins share a genomic window:
- a CDS encoding DsrE/DsrF/DrsH-like family protein, with the protein MGKVSITLNGSDVKNLYPAVTIGVSAAASGDDVILFVLPSALPAFVKGAFAKLDEKAVNLPNLVEMFEGLMMLDARILICELGFGVHNLKEEDLIEGTQIVGATTFVAEAMGSDLTFSF; encoded by the coding sequence ATGGGCAAAGTTTCGATCACGTTAAATGGATCAGATGTAAAAAACCTTTATCCCGCAGTAACAATAGGCGTATCGGCGGCAGCAAGTGGAGATGATGTGATATTATTTGTATTACCATCAGCCCTTCCGGCCTTCGTAAAGGGTGCATTTGCAAAATTAGATGAAAAGGCAGTAAATCTTCCCAATCTGGTAGAGATGTTTGAGGGATTGATGATGCTTGATGCCAGAATCCTGATTTGTGAATTAGGATTTGGAGTACACAATTTAAAAGAAGAGGACTTAATAGAGGGGACTCAGATAGTGGGAGCCACTACCTTTGTAGCCGAAGCCATGGGATCAGACCTTACATTTTCATTTTAG